The Labilibaculum sp. sequence GCGAAATTTAATCAGCCGCTCAAATTTCTTAGGAGTGATTCCAACAATTTGGGTAAAACTTCTGTTGAGTGTTGTGTAATTTGTTCCTGTTCTTTTGCAATAATCTTCAATAAAACATGCCTCATCATTCCACCTGAATTGTTTGTAAAAATCCATTATTTGAAAAACTGCATCACATGATTTTTCGCAATATAAATCACGTAACAGTTCGCAAACCTTGTCAATTAATACAGTATCCGAATCACTAATAGAACAATTAAGAATGTCCTTTATTCCTTTTGTTTCAAGAGGGTAATAAATTGAACGATCAATTAGCCTTTTTCCTTGAATCTGAATAAAAGGATATAAACCAAAGGCAAAAAATCTTACTCCAATTATTTTAGTCCCGGCGGGATAAACTAATACTGTGTTTTTAGTAGAAATACCTTCTATTTGCGAGACTTCAATTGATATTTCATCTCGTTTGTATGTAGAATTGTTCAGTGTAAAAATTAAGTTAACGTACTGGTTTGGTGGAATCATTAATTCCACTTCTGTTTCCTTATTCTCTGCAACCCAAATTCTTTCAATCAAATCTGGAAATAGTTCAGCTTTGTATGTTTTTATAGTAAGCAATTCGTTTTTTTTTAATTGCAAACAAGCTGTTGTGTGCTCGTGCTTTTCTAATTTTCCAAAAAAAATTTCAATTCATCACCCGTTGCAGATGGAGTAAACTCAGTTGTATGTCTATACTACAACAAACATAGTCACCCAATTATTGATTTAAATACTCTTCTGTGGTTTGAACTGTTGAATAAAAATAATTTAATGCTGATAAAAAACTATTCTGAACAT is a genomic window containing:
- a CDS encoding AraC family transcriptional regulator gives rise to the protein MLTIKTYKAELFPDLIERIWVAENKETEVELMIPPNQYVNLIFTLNNSTYKRDEISIEVSQIEGISTKNTVLVYPAGTKIIGVRFFAFGLYPFIQIQGKRLIDRSIYYPLETKGIKDILNCSISDSDTVLIDKVCELLRDLYCEKSCDAVFQIMDFYKQFRWNDEACFIEDYCKRTGTNYTTLNRSFTQIVGITPKKFERLIKFRKSLCSLIDSKDNLTSIGANSGYFDQAHFIREFKMFVNQTPSDYQALIKLADRESKIINYNFKLF